The genomic region attatttgATTGTAGTATacaacattattaattaatatataaatatgagttATCAATTTTTTATAGGTTGATTCATTTCTATACCCATTTAAGTTTAATTTGATTCTATAtctcatgtttttgttttattttgattgttataTTTCGTCTACAACATTATTTTgaatatctaaacatttttactttttaactttttcttaccaaatatttatacttttatttattaatttctttattttattaaaactttaaattccTTGATACCTACTTCCAGACATCCCATTTATTCCCTTTTTCCAGTTTTGTTTTCTCTTGTCAAAAACTAAATTggttgattagattttaataaaatgttatggttgtttttaatttattctgGTTCTCTTTATTTTGTCCATTACCTTATTTcagttaaaacatgttttaacaattacaaaaattgaaaaaaagaaattaacatttatatatgctAATAATTATTTCCCTTAAAATGATAAATGCTAAATGTACATCATTATATTCAAAATTGTATATTATCATGTTCAAAAGGTATTTCATTGCCCAGCTTTTCTGACAATGCTCTATCACATGACCTTatgttattaaattaagtatttttctATTTAGCTGTAAAGCCTCAAAACTCACATCTCTGGCCGCTGAAGCCAAAGGAGTACACATTTACGCATCAATTCATTTCACATCATAATTTAATGATACATATTGCACACGGGAAGCCCTGCatgttattacatattaaaaacaCAAACGAGTACAAAATATCAGAGTTTTAACTGCGGTTGATTTGCAGTGTCACAGGCTGAGCGTTAAACCACTGGAGTTTAAGCAGATTTGTGTGCAGATTTTTCTGTGCAGAGAAAGTGAAGTAATCCAGGTCAGCGAGTGTTTGTGGCCATATGGAGCTCTCACTGACAGCATCAGATTACCCTGATGTCGGACAAACAGGGGACTGCAGCACTCCACTCTTCAGGAAATACCAGCTTTTCAATTGaattcatatatatacatatattacattttagtgatgactattttcattcattcattcattttctttaaaataatctttAGGTTGTTGATTTTTCCACTAATAAAATGGTTCTTTTCAGAACTGAGCAGAAAGGTTTGTAGGAAGCGACTCTTTCCTATGGCATCAATGTGCTTTATTCGTCCATTATTTGACCCTATAATGTTGTATTATGAAAAACCCAGCTAGGCATGGACCGGTACAACATTCtggcagtatgataaccttggataaaaatgctACAGTTTCACGATatcacggtattatgattactactctaaaatatattctttttaaatgtctgggtaaaaaacaacaatcttttccccattgaacacagtatattttattttagcattttaaacattttgaaacaataaacatgtcaggctaaatgattaaaataagtcatattgacttctgctgtctttagtagtttcaaaaacactgatttctttacaacttgaaaggcatctttggagatctttctttatttggatataaagtaagccactgcactgttcaggtctatagcatgcttggatgttggtttaCGAGAGATTTGTTgctaaaatatttcctgaatcaTGGACTGACCAAGTAGTTTTTGATGTGAAGggttcttttctgctggagatactgttgctctaaacaaaacttaataaaatggttgtaaaaaaaaacacatcaaacaaTACAAATACCTTAGGAAGGGTATAACAGGAaataacagttttaaaacttttcaaaacCACAGTAAACCTTAAAACTGGTTATCGCCCCATATCTAAACCCagcattatttttacattttagtgtacactcagaaataaaagtacacgAGTTATCACTGGggaaggtacaaatttgtaccttaaagatCCATAtgaatacctcaagggtacatattagtacctaaaaagtacaaaagtgttcctcttaaaatgtatTCTAATGTACTAATGTATTCTTTAAGGTACTGATATGGagcctttaagtacaaatgtgtacgttttaaaaaggtaccaccccagtgacagctcctgtacctttatttctgatatAGGGAAATTTGTGGTCTGTAAAAGTAacttttaatgaattaattttaattgatgtagttttacattttttattttacataatatttggTTTAAGTGTAAGTAGAATATAGCTTATTTAGTCTATAGCTGATTAGACTAACTATTTttagcaaaacattttaaaactttttttcttattGTGAAGATCATttgtgaaaaatgtaaaagattcTTCATGGAAACATGAATGTCAGTGAAGAACCTTTATTGCAATGACTAACCGCATGATTTAAGTTAGTTGATGAATGAAGCGATTTAAATTTCCCCAGTAACGGAAGATTACAACGAGAAAGAACCAATCATTGGAATGAGGAACTGTCAatgtaaactatttaaaatatgtatttctttGTTTGGGGAGAAGCTTTTGTATTGGGGATCTCCTCTCGGCCGTAGTTAGCTACAGTTTACGCAACATTTACCTTTGGAGTCCGTCTCCAAAAGAGGAAAACTAAAGCCTCATTTCCAAACTTGCTCACATGGAGCGGAGTAAAACGGAGTAGGTAACTATCAAGCCGCTCTCCGGTCAACTGGTTGAGGCACGTGGCTGCGCCTGGACCGCATTCATTCCGACAACTCCTCTGACCAAAGAAAGGTACTGTTATTAGGTTCACCTCTGCGACTCATGGCCAAAGTCAACTGTGGTTCGTCCGGTTGCAGGGCCATGGTCATGGCTGGCCAGTTTTGGACCAAACCGTCCGCTCTGAGTCCGCAAAGGAGCGGTCCCCATTGGCGGAGCGCTGCAGAGGTGAACCGGCGCATGAGCTCTTCTAGCACCGCGGGACATGGCAGCAAAACCCCGCTGTGGAGCCAGCAAGAGTCCCTCAACCACTCGTCCCTGGGCGAGCGCAGCGCCTGGTCCAACCGCACGCTGATCTACAGAGATGTCAAAGCTTTCCTCCGTGAGATTGGAGGAGACCCGCGGGAGGCGCGCTACTGGCTGACACACTTTCAGCGGGCCGGGTCCACTCCTGCCTTCGCGGTGCTGGAGGTGCGTGTACTGAATTTACTACTAGTACATACTGCAAAATTGACGAGTGATGGGTAATAGAGCctttttgtgtcattttattaATATGAATCATTAAATGAGGTAAATTAAAATAGGTAAAAAGCAGCTTAATATTCCATAAAATTAAAGTTGTTACTTTAAGAAACTACAGCCTATTTTTGAGTTGACACCAAGTTTCTTCTGTTACTAAGTCTACGTTTATTggatcaaaaatataataaaaacagtaataattgaCTTCCTATTAGCatttacatgaaataaaatgtattgcaCTATTACAATTACATAACTTTCACTATTTaataacaaacaattaaacaaaaaaatggttATCGTGCTACAAATTAGCATTCTACAAAGATCTCCGAAGGATCATTTGACACTGAAGGCTAGGAAATTCAGCATGGAGTTATACTGTATACctgtagcatttttaaaaatacattttcataagttCATGCTAATGTTCacctaatacactgtaaaaaaacaaaaaatctgtaaatgagcagtttttagcattttgtgattcgtgtttttatttttccccttaatgcaattcaaaagcataaataaactggaccatgatctttcttccaacctttaaccttgaaaagttggaaaaagtgacttttatgaacatttttaatttgtgttgtaaattacagtaaaaaaaccttgtaataaactgccaggacatgttctgttattttacagacttatttctgtaTATATTCAGTAGTCTAAAATATGTAAGAAAAACTTTATACTCGACAGTTATCATAAAATAATTGTGCTATTGTAAAAATATGATACTTAAATTTTATTGGCAAATGACTTGGTCCAGACAGAATctactgacattttttgctatttctgctcagaAATTAGAGCGTAACAaaagttttaaacctttatttaagaTTTACAATGCAAAATCAATTGGAAccacttatttagtaaacaaaatacaatcatcggccactttattagatacacttaTTTCTGGATATATTATAtcctatacattatattatttcaaactacaaaaatgtcaattaaagtcactttaagctgtagagtaGAGTTTTCAAAAATTGACAGAGCGGAGGTCAgtgtcccataatgcagttcacaactgtaaacaaacagaaaacacttgtgaatcacaaaatacggaaactgttatttaacagatactttttttacagtgtgctttatTTTTGTTCAGCAAGTTAGTTTTGCTCTAACTCTCAAGTTTtacgttttgcaaaaaaaaaaaaataaatttaatgtgtaaatgtttaataaacattttaaatgttatttaaatatgaattttaacgtattgatttataaaaaaatttttgaaatgatttaaatgtttataaaagaaTTATACACTaatatatactgctcaaaaaaggGAACACTTGGatttacattgtgttgtttaagtgttcccttaATTTTATTGagcagtatataatataataaaaaatataacagtAATATTACAGTCTTTGGAAAGTCATTTGTTAAATTGACATATTTGtcactgtacactctcagaataaATGGTACAATATTGTACCACAAAAAGTACAAagccttgtcactggggcagtatcttttttataaaacagaattgtaccttacgaaaaagaaacaaatttgtaccattgcagtttgtaccttttaaggacatgatttggaccatgggaaaccaaaatgtaccttttgtttttaaaacctgcagacaCAATAATGTACCTTCATCAaaagtacaaatctgatccataaaggTCAAAAATGCtgaccaaacatttatttaaaaggccttaaatgtttaatttacattatctatatatgttttaccagttgttttgtactATTGTATtgtagaacttaataattaatgttcatTCCGTTTCTTTAAATGCatgcttttaaatgattcatgttttaatatggaaattattcataaatcactttgcctttccagtaatatttattttcataggtaTTGCAATAaaagagttgtccaacacttatgttcCTTTTGTATGGGACCAATTGTGTagcttcatttcagttgtaccataaaaggtacagaacagtaagAGGGTCTTTTCTGTACTATATAAGGTACATTTTACAacggtacaaaactgttcctcacGGAAcgttatttgtaccaccgtgtacttttttctgagagtgtagcacaGTTTAATCAGAAGCAGAATTTGAACATTTGATGTGAAGTCTCGACTATCTATTCATCTGTGCTGCTGCTGTCTAAATTGTGCATGAGTGGACAGATCCTTTCTGTCATAGTTACTAGCTTGTTGACTCTGCAGACAATTGAAGCCTTTTCCTGTTTCAGGATCACTGCTCAAACTAAATTAACCTAATTAGGTATAGGCTACGCTACAGATATATGACATCCTAATAGCCCTAAAGAAGCAGACAACTTCTGATTCAgtagtctaaaaaaaaaaaaaaaaaaaaaaatatatatatatatatatatatatatatatatatatatatatatatatatatatatatatatatatatatatataagaaaaactTTATTGTAATTGTACTTAACAGTTATCATAAAAATAATTGTGGTATCGTATAAATATGATACTTATTTTATTGGCAAATGACTAGGTCCCAACAGAATctactgacattttttgctatttctgctcagaAATTGGAGCGTAACTAAAccttttaacctttatttaaatCGTACAATTCAAATCTAATTGTCATCttgtttattaaacaaaatacacccatcggccactttattagatacaccttactagtaccggtttggacttacttttgccttcagaactgtcttaatccttcgtggcatagattcaacaaggtactggaaatattcctcagagattttggtccatattgacatgatagtatcacacagttgctgcagatttgtcggctgcacatccatgatgtgattcTTCTAttccacctcatcccaaaggtgctctattggattgcgttctggtgactgtggagaacatttgagtacagtgagctcattgtcatgttcaaaaaaccaatctgagatgattcgcgctttatgacatgcttAATGCGCTTTATGACGCATTCTCCTGCTGGAaggagccatcagaagatgggtacactggtcatGAAGGGATAAACATGGTtagcaacagtactcaggtaggctgtggcattgacacaatgctcacttggtacaaatgggcccacaatgtgccaagaaaacatccctcactattacaccaccaccagcagcctgaactgttgatataaggcaggatagatccatgctttttcatgttgttgatgctaaagtCTGACCCTACCTTCCAAATGTACAGTAGAATttaagacttatcagaccaggcagcattttcccaatcttctattgtccaatttttgtgagcctgtgtgaaatgtagcttcagtttcctgttcttaactgacagaaGTAGCACCcagtgtgttcttctgctgctgtagcccatctgcctcaaggttggacgtgttgcatgttcagagatgctcttctgcatagctcggttgtaacaagtggttatttgagttttgGCCATTCTCCTGGCCATTTGCGCCCACaactgccgctcgctggatattttctctttttctgaccattctctgtaaaccctagagatggttgtgcatgaaatcccagtagatcagcagtttctgaaatattcagaccagcccatctggcaccaacaaccatgccacgttcaaagtcacttaaatcacattttttctccatcctgatgctcagtttgaactgcagcagatcgtcttgacaatgtctacatgcctaaatgcattgagttgctgccatgtgattggctgattagaaatttgcattaacgagcagttggacaggtgtccctaataaagtgaccaatgATTATCTCATAAAATGTCtgctaaaagacaaaatattactttacaaatcacATTGTACATAAATCGTAGAAATATTTGGATAGTATTCAAtaatattgctgaaattaatacaaaaacataataaatgtatattaaagttaatattaatatcattccATGTGATCCACAaacatctcacacacacagttGTTTTTTGAGATCATGCCATTTCCAACATGCATCTAAAGCTGATGTTTGTATGGTCTGCAGGTTGACCCTTCAGTGTTTGATAGTCATGAGATGGTCCAGAGTTTGGCCTTCGGGCTCTCGTTCCTGCAGCGGATGGATATGAAGCTTGTGGTGGTGATGGGACTGCCTGCTGAGATTACGGACGACGACCACACCAGAACTGCCACTGATTGCCCTCTCGCCAGGACTGTGATGGTTAAACACTGTCAAGCTTTAACGGAAGCACTTCAGGACAACTCCGCCAATGTGATGCCTTTCTTTAGTTCAGAGGCACTTTTACAACTGCAGGACAACCCTCTGGACGGCAGCAGGTTTGGGTGTCATtttaaaggcctgttcacacctataacaataaatataatgataTTAGCACCGAGATCAAACcttatatgcatgcaaggtcaaaaaacacttttactgtcttataatatgcatttatttttacctaattatccaaaCGACTCCCAAataatttgttcagcgattcatttgttcccaaacccctccttagtgtgatgctgattggaccgatgacagtctgttgcgattggtcaacagcgttcagcgtgagacagagtgaaatgcccaccatggcttatcaacaatattgaagtagtcagtgcagagtgtatgtgtgagcatacctgccaacactcctgtttttcccaggagtctcctgtatttcagacccatctcccgccacccttctgttttgttatttatcctgtaaaactcccgtaatttcaaccCCCCAGatcctcagcattttggtacggtctgtgaaacccccgggtcgccaacattggtataggatccaaTCGCAGTGGCCGCCCGAAACATGCTTCATAGTAGTTaacttactaacaccacagtacacaaTACACAGTGTTATTCAGTTACCTCATCCCCAAACCTAACTCCccggtctcccggattttcagggacaaatgttggcaggtatgtgtgtgagcccaatgcaggagtgcattaaagcaattcagttaaacaccagcatattgctctattcttaaccttAAGTAAAACCAGTAAAACACGTTCGGTGTTAAtgcacacagtggcaaaagctgaactgttCTGAAACTTGAACGCTGCACGTGTATAGGAACAAAAGCTTAAGTTTCGTATCAACGTCACGCCAAAATGGctacattacatttacatatagtcatttagcagacgcttttatccaaagcgacttacaaatgaggacaaggaagcaatttacacaactataagagcagcagtgaacaagtgctataggcaagtctcaggtgtgtaaagtctaagaagctaagtaTTAGTAATGTTTAGTAAGCAttagtaagttttttttattttttattatatatatatgagagagaacagttagtggtatagccagagaggcaattgcagattaggaaggaaagtgaagactaaatagttgagttgaGCACTAAATGCCCcactttttctttaaaatgtaactCTGCGttcaaaatgccataaacacatgtcagaatgaagcatttgcatcGAATGGTAAACACTTCTTTCATAATATAACACTTTTGGATATAGCATGTCAACACTGTTGTtttaaatctaaagctctttgctctttatAGGCTTATATctacaattcaataaaatgttcTACAGTGGCAGTGATCTGCTGAGAGGGggaacaggtacactgtaaacaccaatgcaatgaagaaagagaaaatatctcaGGGGTGAAAGCATCCCATTTCATGGAGAAGCATCATGTTGGCATAGGGCTTCCCATCATACACTTTTTACAGCACTGGGCTTAAAAGAATTTCACTATTCTTATTTATAGGAGTTTAGGATTTAGAAAAGGTGAATATGCGGTAGGTACAAAACCACAAATTGTGGATGGGCAAACCAGTTTTTATTGGACCAGAACAGCCCAGTGTCCCATCACCTTTCGCCAATTCTAGAGTAAAGCAGTGATTGGTTAGTGATCAGTAGGCCGgtacggaatctgcgcgcacagaaatcTGCAATTTCTGCATATTTTTTGCCCATCGTTAAGTctagttatttatttgtgtaaatttatatttattcagttattaaattaattacagtaatattattgactaatatgaaagtgttcatctgattttacagtacagtttgtaaagtaatattttctgtcttttagtagatttattatatagAGACtggctttgtttatcaaataagtaGATCTAGATGGGTTTGCATTGTagacattaaatacaagttaaaaaggtatttttttttctccatatgttaagattttagttacgatactcacAAAATAATTTCCACAtaaatttgcagtttttttattttttttatttttttttacaatattctgttTTGAAAAAGAGTTCAAAGCTGAGAAATAGCTTCTGGTTTCGGAGATTTGCTGTGTGAGATGTTTTAGAAATCATGTGACAAGAAAAGATTTtatgtgtaagcagttggaaaaactgtaataggattttttacatttgtatgtaaatatttttatatatgtggaTTGTTATTATtggttaataattttaattaatcaatcattattattattatttattattgttaattatttataattggcTTCAgttaaatatatgcaaaatacaattttttaattaaataccgcctcatatgaatattaaaactacatttgtgaaaactgacattttatatttatatttataataataataataataatgacaataataaattaataaataattaaatctctctatgtgtgtgtgtgtgtcagcagtgggCCGTCAGTGGTTGTGGACTCTGCTCTTCTGCAGTGGACTCTGGACTGTCGAGTGATTCCTCTAGTGTGTCCAGTGGGTCGTGATGCCACCGGTCGTTCTTCGATCCTTCGCTCCATCCAGGTGACCACAGCCATCTCACAGTCACTGCAGCCTCTCAAAGTCATCTTCCTGAACAGCTCAGGGGGAATCCGCAATCAAAACCACAAGGTACAGCCAAGATATGATTTAAAGAAATCATTATTAGTCTATTTGATTAACTCTTGTCATTGATGATAATGAGGAATGGTTCTTGAGCATGTCAGAGTAATTTCTGGATCTTGAATGATACTGGAGTAATGACTGCATCATtttgcatcacagaaataaagTACATATATAAAAGAACAcagaaaataaagttttaaaggaAAATATTAGTATTGTGTAGTATTTTAGTTCAAAGAAATGCATCATATGAAATATGTTGAGTtaatatgtgaatgtgtgtgaatgtatctGTGCATGCATGTATAAATACCCTGTGTAGTATATACGTGTATGTATAAACATATTGTTCACATAATACACACTATTTTAATTATACTACTACATTGTAGACACATTTGCTTAgtttaaacacccaaaattattgaatatgttgggggaaatattaaataaaatgttcataaatagGAAAACTCaagagaaatgaaaaaatatatatggttaaacttcaatttaaatgtattagctttctattcctaaagatgttagttgaccaaactcttatttaatGTACCTTTAATATACCtgctcaataataaaaaaattcatgcaCAATTGACTATATTTAATTAGAAATTGATAAAATAGTAATTTTCAAGAGAGGGTGTATTCATTTAATCTGAGCACTATATACTGTAGCTATATAATCagtcagggatgtccaaactcaatcctggaggaaccctaatcaaacacacctgaaccagctaatcaagctcttactagatatactagaaacatcctgtcaggtgtgttgaagcaagttggagctaaacttagcaggaaaccggccctccaggactgatttAGGGCATACCTCGTCTTGAGGTTTAGCTTGTGATGAAAAAATTGCTTTATAGCATACAGTGAACACAGGGTGGCAGTGTTTATATCATTTTTACATGTCTGGAAGGTTTGCAGCAGTCAATTCTGTCTCTCATTTACCTTTGcatcaaaaatattaaattatttccaCGCTGATGGTGCATGGTTTCATTTAATTGTCCTTTCTCTTAAATGTGAATGAATACACTTGAGAAATGACATGGCTAATGTGTTCCTCAGTAAGTGCTGCATGTGTTGTTGGTTTGAGGTCCTGGGTTTGGTGTCATTGCCGGGTGATTTGCCAGCGTTGAGCTGTGCAGAATGGCTGAACAAGGTGGAGCAGAGACGCATCGGCAGTATAGCAGAGCTGCTCAATCTGTTGCCGGTGGAGAGTTCAGCTGTGCTCACCTCCGCAAACACACTCCTCACTGAGCTCTTCAGTCACAAAGGTGGAGATCGACAACACACACCTAACAGTACACAATACTTCTCATTACAGTTCAAAACGCATAACTGATGTTAGAACTGCTGCTGCACACTCCTGCAGATACTGAACGTGCTGGCTTTAAAGATCTACTGataatagttaaatatttaatCAAGGCAAAAAACGAACAATTATCACAATATCTCAAAAGTTGAGTGATTATGTTGGATATTGCAGACTTTTTTCTAAAATCTTCtgtttgaatatgcaaatgaag from Danio aesculapii chromosome 3, fDanAes4.1, whole genome shotgun sequence harbors:
- the nags gene encoding N-acetylglutamate synthase, mitochondrial; translation: MAKVNCGSSGCRAMVMAGQFWTKPSALSPQRSGPHWRSAAEVNRRMSSSSTAGHGSKTPLWSQQESLNHSSLGERSAWSNRTLIYRDVKAFLREIGGDPREARYWLTHFQRAGSTPAFAVLEVDPSVFDSHEMVQSLAFGLSFLQRMDMKLVVVMGLPAEITDDDHTRTATDCPLARTVMVKHCQALTEALQDNSANVMPFFSSEALLQLQDNPLDGSSSGPSVVVDSALLQWTLDCRVIPLVCPVGRDATGRSSILRSIQVTTAISQSLQPLKVIFLNSSGGIRNQNHKVLGLVSLPGDLPALSCAEWLNKVEQRRIGSIAELLNLLPVESSAVLTSANTLLTELFSHKGSGTLFKNGDPIRRYSSLEDIDVDRLLVLINKSFEKNLREDYIASLEGRLHSVYLSEGYSAAAIITTEPVNSGTPYLDKFVVSSSKQGQGTGQILWECIRQDFSKLFWRSRTTNRINPWYFKHCDGSFVNGHWIVFWLGLSDIRESYELVEFAKSHPDSFCSLSTTETEPLQQHHGS